Proteins encoded by one window of Hippoglossus hippoglossus isolate fHipHip1 chromosome 15, fHipHip1.pri, whole genome shotgun sequence:
- the eef1akmt2 gene encoding EEF1A lysine methyltransferase 2, with the protein MEDTRGCGEATDPESKCSDNDFGPSKLGTKEYWDDAYEKELETFKDMGDVGDIWFGEESMSRVLRWMERAEIPENAAILDIGTGNGAFLVELAKHGYRNLAGIDYSPASVELARNVLRAEDLTDVTLKEMDFLNHQGQLKDFDVCIDKGTFDAISLNPHNPEEGKKLYVQALKDALKDKGFFAITSCNWTKEQLQHRFTEGFEFVQELPTPSFQFGGVRGNTVSALIFKREH; encoded by the exons ATGGAGGACACGCGTGGTTGTGGAGAAGCCACAGACCCGGAAAGCAAATGCTCTGATAACGACTTTGGTCCGTCAAAGCTGGGGACGAAGGAATA TTGGGACGATGCATACGAAAAAGAACTGGAGACGTTCAAAGACATGGGGGATGTTGGTGACATATG GTTTGGTGAGGAAAGCATGAGCCGTGTGCTGCGATGGATGGAGAGAGCTGAGATCCCAGAAAACGCTGCCATTCTGGACATTGGCACTGGAAATGGAGCCTTTTTAGTTGAACTG GCCAAACACGGCTACAGGAACCTGGCGGGTATAGATTATTCCCCAGCTTCAGTGGAATTAGCCAGAAATGTTCTGCGGGCGGAGGACTTGACAGATGTCACCTTAAAG GAGATGGATTTCTTAAACCATCAAGGCCAGCTGAAGGACTTTGACGTCTGCATCGACAAAGGAACATTTGATGCGATAAGTCTAAACCCACACAACCCAGAGGAGGGCAAGAAACTCTACGTCCAGGCTTTAAAAGACGCTCTGAAGGACAAAGGATTCTTTGCCATCACTTCCTGTAACTGGACCAAAGAGCAGCTGCAACACAGATTCACTGAAG GATTTGAGTTTGTACAGGAGTTGCCAACACCCAGTTTCCAGTTTGGAGGCGTAAGGGGAAACACTGTGTCAGCACTCATCTTCAAGCGAGAACATTGA